One Coccinella septempunctata chromosome X, icCocSept1.1, whole genome shotgun sequence genomic window carries:
- the LOC123322360 gene encoding protein ANTAGONIST OF LIKE HETEROCHROMATIN PROTEIN 1-like: protein MDDDAVLAAAAAIIIGVVACQPRPRPRRFWVRPSIKKGRQRYGASEFMKDLLLDVVDELNLEYRNDVGFIKFFRMKSTDFYILLRMIGPKIAKQNTSFREAIPASERLAVTLRFLATGDSYHSLMYLMKISKQTISSFMPEVCDAIVEALQGYIKMPQSGEEWESIAKQFEEKWNFPNCVGAIDGKHIALKAPVRSGSDFFNYKGYFSIVLLAVVDANYNFIYVNVGCQGKISDGGVFNNTFFKKALEENSLHFPPPRALPGRSSTTPFVIVADDAFPLSPNIMKAYSGSHDKGSKKMIFGYRLSRARRVSENAFGAITNSFRVFRSPMATKVTMAAVCLHNYLRKSSSRTVYNPVGIFDSESIDDGEIIPGFWRHDASSSQLRDFAGIPRRSTAVAQAIRDEFAEYFISPIGKLNFQNNK, encoded by the exons atggatgATGACGCTGTCTTAGCTGCAGCTGCTGCAATAATAATCGGAGTTGTAGCTTGTCAGCCACGACCACGACCTCGGAGATTTTGGGTGAGACCCAGTATCAAGAAAGGCCGACAGAGATATGGGGCCAGCGAGTTCATGAAGGACCTACTCCTAGATGTAGTCGACGAACTTAACTTGGAATACAGAAACGACGTGGGATTTATAAAGTTTTTTCGGATGAAGAGTACCGATTTCTATATACTGCTGAGAATGATTGGACCAAAAATAGCAAAACAAAATACAAGCTTCAGAGAAGCCATTCCAGCAAGTGAACGTCTCGCTGTCACCCTGCGCTTCCTTGCAACTGGTGATTCGTATCATTCTTTAATGTACCTAATGAAGATTTCGAAGCAGACTATTTCTAGTTTTATGCCAGAAGTATGTGACGCCATCGTTGAGGCTCTTCAAGGGTATATAAAG ATGCCTCAAAGTGGAGAAGAGTGGGAATCAATTGCCAAACAATTCGAAGAAAAGTGGAACTTTCCCAATTGCGTCGGAGCTATCGACGGTAAACATATAGCGTTGAAAGCTCCTGTTCGTTCAGGCTCAGATTTTTTCAACTACAAGGGTTATTTCAGCATCGTTCTTCTCGCTGTGGTGGATGCTAACTATAATTTCATTTACGTGAATGTGGGGTGCCAAGGAAAAATCTCAGATGGAGGTGTATTCAACAATACATTTTTCAAGAAAGCACTTGAAGAAAATTCACTCCATTTCCCTCCTCCACGGGCATTGCCAGGGAGATCCTCCACGACTCCTTTTGTGATAGTTGCGGACGATGCATTCCCTCTCTCTCCAAATATTATGAAAGCCTACTCTGGATCGCATGATAAAGGATCAAAGAAGATGATATTTGGCTATCGATTGAGCAGGGCTCGAAGAGTATCAGAAAACGCATTCGGAGCCataaccaacagttttcgtgtaTTTCGATCTCCCATGGCTACGAAAGTGACGATGGCTGCCGTTTGCCTTCATAATTACTTACGAAAAAGCTCTTCTAGAACAGTCTATAATCCAGTCGGAATATTTGACAGTGAATCGATAGACGACGGGGAAATTATTCCTGGTTTTTGGAGGCATGATGCGTCGTCTTCGCAACTACGCGACTTTGCAGGAATTCCCAGAAGGAGTACCGCTGTCGCTCAAGCTATCAGAGACGAGTTCGCAGAATATTTTATTTCGCCAATTGGCAAACTGAATTTCCAAAACAATAAGTGA